A region of Subdoligranulum variabile DNA encodes the following proteins:
- a CDS encoding ATP-binding protein — protein MPNHQWNNPSSNSFALSSEEYDLAVPNAASLMQSLRAFGYDIATAVADLIDNSITAQANRISVQFEWNNGNPWISISDNGYGMTEDELFEAMKPGSKNPLDERSENDLGRFGLGLKTASLSQCKRLTVASKKDGGRICCRCWDLDVVTQKNAWLLLKVPTETAATIIQKHLDKCPSGTIVIWEKIDRIIPGEHVGDEEYQRAFLNYAQSVKERISVVFSSYMSGPHKVAFEMNGREISMWDPFMTDNPLTTRMPTEYLYVNGNEVKIKTFILPHQKKLSSNEFSLYAGAHGWNAQQGFYIFRNNRLIVEGSWLLNGFEKAEQYRLARIRIDIGNETDSEWNIDVRKSTAVPPISIQNDIKRIAIAARRESATIFRNRGKKLARRARKEQCFVWHQNIRNGKLGYTINRDHPIIREMINADEKNQIKKLLTLIEETIPVPMIISDYSERADNILTPFEGKSTNDYDPMIKTLYDVYRKAGCTIQEAIENIAGTEPYIYEPEKVTLFCEREGIPYGE, from the coding sequence TTTAATTGACAACAGCATTACAGCGCAGGCAAATAGGATTTCCGTTCAATTTGAGTGGAACAATGGGAACCCTTGGATATCTATATCCGACAACGGATATGGAATGACCGAGGATGAATTATTTGAGGCAATGAAACCCGGCAGCAAGAATCCTCTTGATGAACGTTCCGAAAATGATCTTGGACGTTTTGGATTGGGATTAAAAACTGCTTCTCTTTCTCAATGCAAACGCCTTACCGTTGCCTCTAAGAAAGACGGCGGAAGAATCTGCTGCAGATGTTGGGATTTGGATGTGGTAACCCAAAAAAACGCATGGCTCTTACTCAAAGTTCCCACAGAAACAGCAGCGACTATAATACAGAAACATTTGGACAAGTGCCCATCCGGCACTATCGTCATATGGGAGAAAATTGACCGAATAATTCCTGGAGAGCATGTCGGAGACGAGGAATATCAGCGTGCCTTTCTTAACTATGCTCAATCCGTCAAAGAGCGCATTTCTGTTGTGTTCTCATCATACATGTCTGGCCCTCATAAAGTTGCCTTTGAAATGAATGGCCGCGAAATTTCGATGTGGGATCCTTTTATGACCGATAATCCATTGACCACCCGGATGCCTACTGAGTATCTCTATGTAAATGGAAACGAAGTCAAAATCAAAACATTCATTCTGCCGCATCAAAAAAAGTTGTCGTCCAACGAATTCTCTCTTTATGCAGGTGCACACGGCTGGAATGCTCAACAAGGTTTTTATATTTTCAGAAATAATCGGCTGATCGTTGAAGGCAGCTGGCTCTTAAATGGTTTTGAAAAAGCAGAGCAATACCGGTTGGCCCGCATACGCATTGATATCGGAAACGAAACCGACAGTGAATGGAATATCGACGTAAGAAAATCGACAGCCGTCCCGCCTATATCGATACAAAATGATATAAAAAGAATTGCCATTGCAGCGCGACGAGAATCAGCGACAATCTTTCGCAACAGAGGCAAAAAGCTGGCCAGAAGGGCGCGGAAAGAGCAATGCTTCGTATGGCATCAAAATATCCGAAACGGGAAACTTGGCTATACAATCAATCGCGATCATCCCATTATTCGAGAAATGATTAATGCAGATGAAAAAAATCAAATCAAAAAGCTGCTTACCCTGATCGAGGAAACTATACCTGTTCCCATGATTATTTCTGATTACTCAGAAAGGGCGGACAATATTCTGACTCCTTTTGAAGGAAAAAGCACCAATGATTATGATCCCATGATAAAGACCTTGTATGACGTATATCGTAAGGCTGGGTGCACAATTCAAGAGGCGATTGAAAATATTGCGGGAACCGAACCCTATATCTATGAGCCAGAGAAGGTAACATTATTCTGTGAAAGAGAGGGCATCCCCTATGGCGAGTAA